Genomic DNA from Solanum dulcamara chromosome 4, daSolDulc1.2, whole genome shotgun sequence:
TAGAGATGGTAATTTATAGTAGGAATTGTCCATAATAATGGTAGTGGTTGATAGTAAAAACAGAGATGACGACAAAGACAGTGGCTGTAGTGATgataatgtatataattatacTGATGGAGATAGTAGATATGTAGTTGGCTCCGTTGATAATTGTCAATGGTGGTTATGAAAGCAGAGATGGTTGATCGTTAGCGACATTGATGCTGGTGGTTCTACGATGATGGAGTTCGTTGATGTTAGTAGTTGATAGTGTTGATGCTGGTGAGCAAAGAATATTTGGCAGTTGATGATGGTGTTTGTGGTAGTTGACGTCTGACGGTGATGCTAATTGCTATTGTAGAGGTGGTTGGTAGTAGAAATTAACCGCAATAGTGCTAATGATTAATAATTATGGTGATGGTGACAACTACAATGGTGGTGATCGACATTGAATATAATTATCATAATAAAAGTGATAAATATAATAGCGgctaataataattattttcagcGATGATGGTTGATCGTGATGATTGTAATGATAGAGATAATTAATATGATGACAACTGATTGGTGATGGTTGACAGTGATGACGATGACAGAGGGTTAATGACAGTAACTTATAATTATGATTGAAAATTATCCACACAAAAATAACTCTTAATTATTAACACCTATCTaactgtatttttttttaccatagTTGAGAGATCAAAGTTTCAAGTTTCTCAACATAAATAATAAAACACACTTTTAGTACTATTTCATTTCAGTCCCCATTAAAATTAAAACATACAAACAAGTATGCAAATACTTTCCAAAATTTCAGCTTCACTCTCTcatacttcttcttcttcatctacCGCTTTTCTCTTCTCCAAATCTCTTCGACCCAATTTCTTTTACCACCCAAAGAACCCCTTTTCATACCCAATTCAACCCAATCGCCGCCGTGCTTTGTTTTTTTCTCCATCGTCAATGGAATCAACTGCTGTGACGGTTGATTCAGTTGCTGACAAATTGAAGAAGCAGAGTTTGGGAAATGATGGAAGTAACAGTATACGTATGTTGAAACTTGAAGAACTTAATTGGGATCATTCTTTTGTTCGTGAACTGCCTGCTGATCCAAGAACAGATACCATTCCAAGAgaggttttttttctttctccttttatgttttttgttagtatttgtgtatttttttaattatgttgtattgagattgagttttaattgatttttttaatcattattgGATTGCTGTTGTTTTGAATTTGAATAGTTGGAATTTCATGAATTCTTTACTGATATTGTGGAGTTTGATTTCAAGTTGGGGCCAAGGTGGGAGGGAACTCCGTGGCGGATAAGATGAGGGAGGCATGTGAGGAGAAGGTGCATAGATGTCTAGGCGAGGAGgcgcgagaggttggctataaTGGATATAAGGATAGGTAGATGTAGGCTGGTGAAATCttgggagaggtgattagaccaGACATGACAGTCTTGCAGCTTACTGTGCTAGGTAGAAAGATATGGAGGTAGAGGATTATGGCAGAAGTTTAGTAGGAGGTGAGTGTTGTCTAGTACCCTTAtcagtattattattactgccTCCGTCCCATTTTATATGGCACCTTTTGACTTGACACgatgtttaagaaaaaaagaaatacttttgaaacttgtggtctaaaacaatGTTTACATATTTGTGTGGTTGTAAATTATTTCATTACGGGCAAAAatgagaattttaaagttaaatagtTTCTACTATAGTATGGTGACATTATATTTGGGGacaaactaaaaaggaaagagtGCCACATAAAATGTGACAGAGGGAGTATTATTTTCCTACCATCATTCTTTTGTTCGTGAACTGCTGGCTGATCCAAGAACAGATACCATTCCGAGAgagttttttgttttaaaagaaaaatcttgttgatatttgtgtttttttgttttgtattAAGATTGGGTTTTAATTGAATTTGTGATCTTTATCGAATTGGTTCTTTTGAATTGAATAGTTGGAATTTCATGAATTCTTCACTAATGATGTTGAGTCTGTGTTATGATCCTATTGTAAGGTATGGGATTTGAGTCCCACATAGGTTAAATGGGAGCTGATGTGGAGCTTATATAGCCTTAGGCTCTCCCACCTTAATAGCtagctcattaaaaatctttctttgattcgaatatgtgagaattgtccgtatcacatagaatccattttttggctaagaagccctttcatcatcattctatcattctttcaaatttcataagattaatcatctttgaacttcataatcatgattgaaaatagctttatgcatggacattcataattcaactcgaaatcatgtaattcgtatgaaaacatgcttataataatcattgataacatctaaactTTTGGGATGTGGTTTTCTCGGAGTTGTAACTGAGCCATCCACCACCCTTTGTGCCCACCGTGCCATGGAGGCACCTGGGCACCTGACTATAAAAGGGCTACCTAGGAAAGAGCTACCTATTTGTGGTAGAGGAAAAGCTACCCAGTGTGGAGTCGTCGAGGACGACGGATGCAGAGTGTGGTGGTTTGGTATGATCCTATTGCAACGTATGGGACTTGAGTTCCACATCGGTTAAATGGGAAGCTGATGTGGAGCTTATATAGCCTTGGGCTCTCCCTCCTTAATAGCTAGCTTTTGGCATGTGGTTCTCGTGTGTTGTATCAAATCAAGTTGGGACTTCTAGTGCTCTTACTTGTGGAAAGGTTCATCTTCTGATAGTTTATGAGACAGTCTTTACTTGTGGAAACATTCATCTTCTGATAGTTTATGAGACAGTCTCTTTGGTCACAAAGCCAAAAAGTCGAAATCTTAATGTTGTTTATGTAATAACTGCTGCAGTccctttaaattttaatgtgaAGAAAGTATTTTATTGCTTTAGGTGATGGAGAAATTTTCTTGCTAGTTATTCATGCCTGTACAAAATTGTGCTTCCACCAATTGTCTTGACAGATATGGCATTGAAATTAGTTTCAGTTGAGGTTCCCTTTCTTCAACTCTCATAGTTCAGGTACTAGGTAAGTTCTGTGAATTCAATTTCCATTTGGGAATATCCGAATGGTTTACAACCTTtctaaaaaaagagaaaaaaaatagactTGTTTCATGGCTACTAGCAAAATTAGGAAGGTTAATACCTTACAATATGATCCTATGCTAGTAGTGTCTGCATAGCAAGAAAGTTGAAATCCTGCTTTTCCATATGTAGTAATTGCTGCAGTCCCCTTTGACTTTGAAGATGATGAGATGACGTTGATATTGTTGCATTGAGGTGGAGAATTATGTTGCAAGTTATTTATTAGAGTCAAATATTGTGCTTATGTAGGTATTGCATGCGTGCTATACGAAAGTGTTGCCTTCTGTTGAGGTGGAGAATCCTCAGCTCGTAGTGTGGTCAGAATCAGTAGCAGAGTTACTTGAGTTGGATCCTAAAGAGTGAGGTTTTAATGCTTGCTGAAGATTGTCCTTTCTAATGTATTGTGATGGAAGTGACGCTGAGTTCTTTTAACCTTTCAGATTTAAGAGGCCTGATTTTCCACTTCTGTTCTCAGGGGCATCACCTTTAGTCGGAGCGTAAGTGTCACTTCTCTTCTCTAATTTGGATCTGCTTAAACTTTTAATAGTCTGACAGCATGTTAGGTTGAATTTGCTTCTGCAGTGTGCCTTATGCTCAGAACTATGGAGGACATCAGTTTGGGACGTGGGCTGGTCAGCTAGGTGATGGTCGAGCAATAACTCTTGGAGAGGTTTTGAATTCAAAGTCTGAAAGATGGGAACTGCAGCTAAAGGGTGCTGGGAAGACCCCATATAGCCGTTTTGCTGATGGTCTCGCAGTGCTTCGGAGTAGTATTCGGGAGTTCCTCTGCAGTGAAGCAGTGCATAGTCTTGGAATCCCAACTACAAGAGCATTCTGTCTTGTAATGACAGGAAAAGATGTCACCAGGGACATGTTTTATGAGTACGTTACTCTTTACAGTTTTGTGCCATTTAATCAGCAAGGATACATTGAGACTTCaatttctttctctctctctcttatgtAGTTAATTGTACAATATGTCtatcatttttctttgaaatgtTCTCGTGTTGAGAACTCTTGGGAGAATGATATACTTGCAGTTTATTTGCTAAAATTGGTGAGAACCACCTAAACACCTATATAGTATTTTCATTGTAGACTTGAGTATGTATAGGGAGCCATGTTATAGGATTATGCTTGTGTTAGTTGTTTTTTGATCCATTCGTCTGTTTTTTGTTCATGCTATGCATGACTCTATTCTTATTCATGCAGCGGGAATCCAAAGGATGAGCCTGGTGCCATTGTCTGCAGAGTTGCTCAATCCTTTCTGCGCTTTGGTTCTTACCAATTACATGCCTCTAGGGATAAAGAAGACCTTGAGATTGTGCGTACTTTAGCAGATTACACAATTAGACATCATTTCCCCCATCTAGAGAACATGAGTAAGAGTGAAAGCATATCATTCAGCACAGGCGAGGAAGATGATTCGgttgtggatttaacttcaaACAAATATGCAGGTGAATATATTGCTCTTCTTGAAGTGAATATAGGGGTGGATTGTTTGTGCCTGTGCTAAATCTGTTCTCCTTTTTATTGCTGAATTGAGTGTGGCCAAAGAGAGTGATGGTAAATTGCTTCTTGATGAGTAGTCCTTGTCTCAACATTCCGGTTGTCAGCAAGACTCTTAATGTTTTTATATGCTTCTGCTGTGGTCCTTAATGTCCTCCCATGTCTAAGTGGAAGGTATAACATAATGTGTTTTACTAGCTATTTGTACGGGCTTGGTAATGATATGTCAGGCTTCTAACATCCAGCTGGTGGTTACTTTGAGGCGAACTTCTATTTTCAGAATCTAAAAAACTTTATTGTCATTAAAAGATGCTACATTTTGGTCTCCATACAATGTGGTAATCTTGATTATCTTGAAGTGAATGTAAGGATGGATTGTTTATGTACTAATGTTAGTGATCGTAATTGCCTATTGATGATAGTACTTGTCCCAGTATTTTCGTTGTCAGCAAAGTCTTAATGACCTTCTCATTTTTACCTGTTTCCGCCAGTGGACTTCTTGATCCTCCCATGTCTACGTGAAGGAGGATAATACAATCTTTTGCTGGTCATTTGTGTGGTCTTTACAATGATCTACTAGAGCTCCACCATCCAGATTAATACAGTACCAAGCAAAGTTCTAGACTCCAAAAATTTAACCTTGGGATCTGGGGAAGGTAGAGTGTAATTTGAAATGCTTTTCCTTGAGTTGAGGGTCTATCAGAAAAAGCTTCTCTACCtcccaaggtaggggtaaggtgcgtatactctaccctccccagaccccgcTTGTGGGACTACACGGGATATGTTGTTGTAGGAAAGGAAGTGCCTTATTGTCATAAAAAGATGCTACCTTTGGTCTTATAAGAGGGAAGACCATATGTTTTAATTTCTGCTTGCAAGTATTTTCAGTTCATCTGACACCGGGAAAAATGGATGTGGAGTTTACATGTATTCTTGTAACATAGTTCTAACTTCATTTCATTATATTCTGTGCTATTTATTGTGCATTTTCATTACGGAactgaagaaaaatatttttatctgcATATTTTGACAAATTACTTTTCTCATATGCGTTAATGTATGGGTACATTTATTCAGCATGGGCAGTGGAAGTTGCCGAGCGGACTGCTTCCACGATCGCAAGGTGGCAAGGTGTTGGTTTCACACACGGAGTGATGAATACTGATAACATGAGTGTGTTAGGCCTGACCATTGATTATGGCCCTTTTGGATTTTTAGATGCGTTTGATCCCAGTTTCACACCAAACACCACTGATCTACCTGGCAGAAGATACTGCTTTGCGAATCAGCCGGATATAGGTTTATGGAATGTTGCTCAGTTTGCTACTACTCTATCTACTGCACAGTTGCTAAATGATAAGGAGGCAAATTATGCCATGGAGAGGTGACAAAAAATACTACAGTTTGCTGGAGTGTATTCTTTCTGTTGCTGGTCTTCATCTTTATACCTTTGAGTGACATTTCACCAATTGACTTTTTTTTAGGTATGGCATCAAATTTATGGATGACTATCAAGCTATCATGACCAAAAAGCTTGGTTTGGTCAAGTACAATAAACAGATGATTGGTGAATTACTTAAGAATATGGCTGTCGATAAAGTTGATTACACAAACTTCTTCCGATTACTGTCAAACATCAAAGCTGATCCTACAATTCCAGACAACCAGTTACTGATTCCTCTGAAAGCTGCCCTGTTGGATATTGGTAAGGAGCGCAAGGAAGCTTGGACAAGCTGGGTGAAATCGTACATACAGGAGGTATGCATAATTAACTTCTTTTCTTTGAATAGGAATCATCTTCTTCTTGAGCTCAGTCTTAGACTCGTAGACTCGTAGTGCATCATAAATCATGTCGACAAAGTCATATCTTCTTTGCAAGTTAAATCCCATTGCTTCACTTGTTCTCTAATAACTAAGGATCGAGTGACATAAGCATGCTCGAGCGCTATGAAGGCCCTTCTTTTAGACTATCTTCGTAGTGTTCTCATTTGCGTGGAAGAGCTATTTGCCTCACCTGCTCTGTTCCCCTTAGACACGGGCTGCTGTTGGTGGAAAGGCCGAATTATTACTCTCCAGGAATGATACCCCCCCTCCTCATCGGTGGATTTAGAATGAGTTTGATCTCATTATATGTATACATAAATCTCTTTTTAGTTCAAGTCGAAAGAAATAGGTATAGTTGAACTACTGAACCTATCATAGATCTACCCGGTCCCTCCATGGTGTAGAAATATCTAGCTTAAGTAAATACATAGCTTTATTTTATTGCAACTTTGATTGTATTTTTAATTGTTGTGTCGACGATGATAATTCTGGTGTGAAACCGTCTCGGTTGTTTACAATTTGTTATTTTGTCCGAATAACAAATTGTAACCATGTAtaaacaatatatttttttaccgAAGGGGGT
This window encodes:
- the LOC129887779 gene encoding uncharacterized protein LOC129887779, coding for MQILSKISASLSHTSSSSSTAFLFSKSLRPNFFYHPKNPFSYPIQPNRRRALFFSPSSMESTAVTVDSVADKLKKQSLGNDGSNSIRMLKLEELNWDHSFVRELPADPRTDTIPREVLHACYTKVLPSVEVENPQLVVWSESVAELLELDPKEFKRPDFPLLFSGASPLVGAVPYAQNYGGHQFGTWAGQLGDGRAITLGEVLNSKSERWELQLKGAGKTPYSRFADGLAVLRSSIREFLCSEAVHSLGIPTTRAFCLVMTGKDVTRDMFYDGNPKDEPGAIVCRVAQSFLRFGSYQLHASRDKEDLEIVRTLADYTIRHHFPHLENMSKSESISFSTGEEDDSVVDLTSNKYAAWAVEVAERTASTIARWQGVGFTHGVMNTDNMSVLGLTIDYGPFGFLDAFDPSFTPNTTDLPGRRYCFANQPDIGLWNVAQFATTLSTAQLLNDKEANYAMERYGIKFMDDYQAIMTKKLGLVKYNKQMIGELLKNMAVDKVDYTNFFRLLSNIKADPTIPDNQLLIPLKAALLDIGKERKEAWTSWVKSYIQELSTSGVSDDERKASMNSVNPKYILRNYLCQSAIDAAEQGDFGEVRRLLKVMQRPFDEQPGMEKYARLPPAWAYRPGVGMLSCSS